The sequence below is a genomic window from Corvus cornix cornix isolate S_Up_H32 chromosome 1, ASM73873v5, whole genome shotgun sequence.
CTGCTTAGTAAACAAACTTCAGTGGAAGATTCAAGACAGACACAAGTCAAGTTTGCGAGTGGGAAGAAAAGCATCTGTACTTACAAACCCTTACTCGGTGCAAACCACAAATAGAAATTTGGAATTCCAAGGTCTCACTACTGGCTCTGTTGTCATTTCCTACTGGGAAACCCACTTGCAAGATACACCTCATTCCCCTCTAGTGCTGATCCACACAGATGATGtcagttctctgcttttccttcacagTTATTTTACTGACACAAACAGTAGAGGTTTGTCTGCAGGTGCCAAAGATGCCACACCTGCAAAGACACCTGTAGGTATTAATATGACCTCAGATGTAACATCATTGCTGTCTAATCTACACTGCAGAATTCTATGATGCTACAtagaaaaacatgtttcaaaCATGTTTATTAAGATTTAACTAATAATACAAGTATTTTCCTCATAGACACCCATTAATTCTGGGATGCTTTTTCCCAAAGATATCCAAGACCCTGAGACGATTTCATGGGGCTACACAACTGCAACCAAGCATTAAATATATGAAACTGCACGTAATTGAATATGCTGAAAAACAAGTACCATGCAGTTCAAATTCTGCACCCACTTTTGGTAACTATTCTTGACCTTGATCTCATAGTGCCCAGTTTCCCATCTGCTAACTAAGATTAGTAACTGATCTCataaatgagaggaaaaaaagcacaaatggGTGTTCTTAAAAACCTGAAGATATTTAGACTTTTTCAGACAATATTAGTCATATATTTGGAGAAAGACTCAAAAACAATTTAGCACatcaaacatgaaaaacaaatatatttggtATCTTCACATTAAGTATTATCCAGTCCCTGAACTGAATGAGGCAGCATTTTTTCCACAGGcttatttttccaattttttatGTTGCTTTCACATATTAAAGGAATTACTGCAGTAATACCACATGGGGACATGAAGCTTCAAAAATGCAGGCTTGCAAAATACAGCAATCAGTAACAATAAAATACTATAGCAAAAATCACTCaaacatgtaagaaaaataCCTATTAGAAATTTCTAGCTATGATAAGGAGATCACTGTCTCCTAAATATCAGGGAAAACTCCACAAATGGGATGTTACTCCTTTATATAAAAAACAAGAACATGGTGACTGTATCTATTTCACAGACTCCTTGCACCCAACAGATGACAACTACAGAAGACATCCCACCTGTGATGTAGTTTCTGGATGAAACTCAATCAGTTAAGTACTGACTgagtaacttcttttttttatatacacaaGAGAAACTTATTTTCACTTAATACAGGTAGTGTCTGTGCTCTGTCaacattttgtgctttttgaACTAGGCCAAAAACACCAAGTGAAAATCCAAGTTGGAGATGGTATCTTCTTTTAACCCTGTCAGACTTCAGCAAgtgtattttgaagaaaaaataatactttccTTGTGTGCTTTtcacaaataaagaaaagcagttgACAGACCATACTATGAAAAAAGGGAATGAGACAATGCTCAGTTTCATCAATACACActgaaaacaagtattttcagaGTAGCAGCGTTCTTCTAATGGcctttgaaaatttttgcaTGGGCATGAAAATGTACTTATGGTTCAGTCAAATTGACATTGATAGAtttgatgggattttttttaaattagggaatttaagaattaaaaaaaaaaaaagcagcagaccATCACATACTAGTACACTtgaaaatttcagaataaaagatGACGCAATTTAATGGATGCTCAACATATTAAATTTAACACAGAGGAGCTCCTGTTCATCAAAACTCTGAAGGAGACAAAACCCccaagtaaatatttttagtatttactGTCACTTGCACTCACTAAGTACAAGTGACAGCAAATATTAAACTACTGCATTTTAATAACCTAATTCACGAACTAAAAAGTTTCCTAAGTGCTTACAGATATATTCAAATTcttaaaaagtttttatttgaataaactTCTCAAGCTTTAAGTCTTTACTCACCGAGAAAGTGTTGATTTTCCTGAACCTGGTAGGCCTCTTAAGATTAAAAGCAATTTCCGTGAACAACTGAATCTTTCTTCCGATAACTGCaatgaagaaaagctgtgcATTCCTTCTCTACTGTCAGCTTTTGAACCCTTCCAACATTCTTCTCTGGTTTCACAGAAACCATTACTTTGGAGTCCATTCTGATCATTACTTCCATTCCTGAAGACCTGAGTAGAATGGATGTCCATATGACCAGAATAGTCGGTATTTTGATCAAGCAATGGACCACGACTGTTGATATCAGTATTTTCATGGTAACAATGAAAATTTTCATAAGAAAGCCCCCCATTCTGAGAAGAGAGagtattttggatttgtggtAGGGAATTAAGTATCTGAAAATGGGATTGATGGTTGAATCTAGGAGGAAGAGATCCCTGAGGTTTTCTGAAAGATGCACTAGTCTGCCAAGCAGGTCTGAATTCAGGCACTGAGCAGTTCCAAGCATCAACTTGGccattaaaagtattttcagttttccagccacCTGTCTCCACAACTgactgctgctctttgcttgttttctgacTGTTCTGTTCCCCCGAAAAACACTGTCCATTCTCGTAAAATGGCTGCGGACTGCCCAACAATACAGGTTGAGAATTCTCTTCTGAGCTTTGACTACAGCTAAATGGAGAGTGCTGTTCCtgagaaatttcagtttctttttcctgaagattagcatctgaattttcattttccagctggtGAATTTCTTTATAGAACTGGTCCAGTTCATCATCTATTTCTGgtacagcagcagaaacagcctgCATCTTCTTTGCCTCCTTTCTTTTAGATCTGTTTTCATATAATTCATTCTCATCTCCTTCATTGTTCCTACATCCACAACAATTGCCAGATTTGTCCTTTTTGTTACTTTTAGCAGGCTTGTAAATCGGTCCTATGAAATCTTTGCTTGTAAAAAAGTCTTCATCTGATTCATTTCTATTTACTGAGAATAATGTACTGCTTTTCTCAATATTATCTTCACCAGCATTATTTGTAATAAAAGggcctttttcttcttcagctttagAGTCATTTATTGACGCAAACGGAGGATTTACATTCTGCACAGTTTCTAAATCAACTGGCTTACAAAGTACTGGATTATTTTCAGGGAGAACTTCATTCAAGGATCCCAAGACACCAGTAAGTATTTCCTCTTGGTTCTGCATTTCATGCTGCCCTTGTTTATCTAAGGCACACAAAGGTATACAACCATTTGACTTTTTCTCAACATCCACCTTCTCCTGAGTACCTTTGTTATCAACATCAGGGAGTTTCTCACAAGCCCCTTCTGTTGACTTCATTCTTTTAGAAGATGGCTCAATTCTGATTTCATCCTGATGATCCAAGAGCCTTACTGTATTTTCAGCAAGAAGCAtcttagaaacaaaaaagaatacGTTATCAGcatgcacattttttaaataaagtataaaaaaagctgaagttaTTCAGGCCTATGACATCACACCCTCCATGGCCACAACTAGAATGTACTCacccagaagaaaaacaggcatCACCTACCACAAGTATGGTTCAAACAAGACTGCTACATTATTTATTGCTCATCTTCAGTAAAGAACTAAATTAGTGCTGTATCAGTCCAGCAGCCACATTTTATgatatgcattaaaaaatttacaaatcatgcttttaaaaagtgactatttgaaaatttaattacatCAACGATCTCTGACCTATGTTACGACTGTTCTCTGCTACCTGTGTTATTCTGCCAAGTGTTTGAAACCACTTTTAAAGATAAGCATGTGCTAATTTCCAATGCACCAAACTGATGCCTGAAATCATGAGCAACACACTACTAATATGAgcaacaaaaatgcaaatacttcaACCCTGAAGATTGTTTTCTGTGACATGAACCAAACTCAGCTAACTCATTTAACACCAGTCAAACAGGTGCTGGGTGACATTCGTAATTTAGGACTAGTCAAGTAAGACTTAAAATCAAAGCTGCAATCTGTTATTATGGTTCTGGTTTTGGAACTACTAAAGACTTCTGGACTTTTGTGTTAGGGACCAAGATCACTTGCTTACATGTCTTCTAAaattaaacacataaaaaaaaaaaaaaagaaaagaaaaaaaatccctgtccCAAATAGATTGCATTCTAAGAATTAAACCAGTAAGTTCCAGAAAGGTTCAGACGTGAGCAAAGACAAAGCAAGATGGCACTAACCACTGTGACATGCCATTATCCATCTATTAGTCTGGATTTCTTGGATTTTGAAGTCTACACAGTACACAATAAAGAGCAAATTCTTCCCCTCcaagaaaatgcagtttcaaaCAAGAAAGAACATGTTTCTCTTACTGGAAGGTTTATTCTactgttttctgaaacatttcaaCTTTCTAGGAGTAATTAACAAAACATCACATGCTCTTCATCCTggatgagaaaataatttttttctttatctgaaaAGGACCTGTAGGTAGTGTTATGGGAAGATTTGTAAGTAACCATTATCCCGTCATGTTTACTTGCAAAACTGACAAGAAAAGGCACTTTCTCACCTACCATCCAAAGGAAGAGAAACCTGCCATTCTCAACCTCAAAATGTCTAAACGAAGGAGATTTTACTGTCCGCACTTGACTTTAGTACCTGGAAGAAAGCACTATTGTCAGAAGGCAAAGAAACATGGCCATGCAactctctctcttcctcagAATTGGTACAAtgttctctcctcctccccccaagATATATGTGGTTTGTGCATACCTCCATCTTCTTAGTTCTTCATTTTTGGACATTAGAAAGCAAGTATGACATTACTACCAATTATTGAGTCTATCCCCacctacaaaaaaaaatgctactCTGCCTCCACTCAAAAACAgtattgggggaaaaaaattactttattagCTTTTATATCCTCATCTTCTTCTGGGATGGTGTTTAAGCAGACCCCATTTCCTGATGTGGAATTAAAAGAGCAAACATGTGAACACTTGCTGCATGACAAGATCCCATGACAAGGATGCTGCTCCATAACTGTCTCACATACGAACATCCTTTCTTGCTAATCTCTAACAGACTTTCCCTCGCTAACCTTGGAGAGGGTAAAGCTACATGCAAAACCATATCCACCTGCATCCTTGGGGAGGAGAGAGCAAGTATGCTCAAGGAAACTGCAGTCTTTCTGACATTCGCACCTCTTGAATGGGACAAGCTCGGGTCTatataatttctgtaaataacTGGTTGTAAGCATTGAACCTGAGCCAGCACATGGGATGCCAAACTTATTTACCACTTTACCTGACCTGTGAAACATCCAGAAGGTTCAATCAACTAACTAACTTAAGGCCTTGAACTCGGCCTGTACAATACCTTtcccaaatggaaaaataaggcCTATATGGCAGAACCTACAGACAGGGGAACTGACTGGCTTCCCTTGCACTGTGGGTAGGGCGGTCACAAGGCGCATAGCCCAGCGCTCCCCACACGGCGCCAGGACCCACCTGGAGCCGCGGGAAGaaggctctgctcccaccccgGGCCCGCAGCAGCGTGTCCGAGGTGAAGGCACAGCCGCCGACCCCATGCCTCGGGGAGGTGTGTCAGccgccccctccctcccttccccacgGTGCAAAGCCCAGTCCTCTCCCACACACATAAACATTTTCCTCAGCCCGCCGCCCACGCCACAGAACCTCAGCAGCCGCCGGCTCCTGCACGCTGACACCGCCATCCCCACGCTGCCTCTTCCCCGCCCGTGGTGGCACAGGTCCGTGGCAGCAGCGGTGATGGCGGAGGAGAAGCGGCTTCCCTTCGCGGCCCGACCGAGCAGCAGCCGCCGCAGCCACACGGGGGGAAGGACACGAACCTCAAGACAGCGGCTCCCGGCCGCGGGAGGGGCAGCACAGCCAACCCCTCGCTCCCAAAATGGCGCCGCCTCCCTGTGCCCTATCACCTCGCGCGTGGCACCGGGAGGGGCGGAGCTTCCCGCACGCGCCGCGCGCCCTGCCCGATGGGAAGTGCCCGGGGCCGGAGCCGGCAGTGGGGTTTGGGCTGTTTTACTCTCCTTCGGCGGTTGTCTTCTCACCGTGTCGGGAGGTTTGCGTTAGGTGGCGTTCTGGTTTTTGTGGGGGAACAACAACGAAGTTCCGGTGAGGTTTGTCCCTAGGATAAAAGCTGCCCAAGTTTCTTAGACGTGTGTTGCACTTCACATGGATTTGCAACCTTCCGTCCTGCATGgataaagtaaaaatttaatATGACGtggctacttttttttttttcgaaTCTTGTAATGCTGTGCAAGGCAAACCACATTTTTCCTAAAAGAGCCCCCCGTCTTCTAACAGTAATTCCCCAAATTTCATTACTGCACACAAGAGCTCCAGTAAG
It includes:
- the N4BP2L2 gene encoding NEDD4-binding protein 2-like 2 isoform X5, with protein sequence MMLLAENTVRLLDHQDEIRIEPSSKRMKSTEGACEKLPDVDNKGTQEKVDVEKKSNGCIPLCALDKQGQHEMQNQEEILTGVLGSLNEVLPENNPVLCKPVDLETVQNVNPPFASINDSKAEEEKGPFITNNAGEDNIEKSSTLFSVNRNESDEDFFTSKDFIGPIYKPAKSNKKDKSGNCCGCRNNEGDENELYENRSKRKEAKKMQAVSAAVPEIDDELDQFYKEIHQLENENSDANLQEKETEISQEQHSPFSCSQSSEENSQPVLLGSPQPFYENGQCFSGEQNSQKTSKEQQSVVETGGWKTENTFNGQVDAWNCSVPEFRPAWQTSASFRKPQGSLPPRFNHQSHFQILNSLPQIQNTLSSQNGGLSYENFHCYHENTDINSRGPLLDQNTDYSGHMDIHSTQVFRNGSNDQNGLQSNGFCETREECWKGSKADSREGMHSFSSLQLSEERFSCSRKLLLILRGLPGSGKSTLSRALLGQSCDGIVLSTDDYFRQQYGYTYNAAQLGDAHEWNQKRAKQAMEQGKSPVIIDNTNTQAWEMKPYVEVALEKGYRVEFREPDTWWKFDPEELEKRNKHGVTREKIAQMLERYEYQISIPIVMNSVVPPHKNTQRPPLQRRHRWGDNTDSWSSFSISSSQ